In Pseudomonadota bacterium, one genomic interval encodes:
- a CDS encoding DUF86 domain-containing protein → MSKGREMADYLDDILTAIADVEEFTRGMHYETFAEDKKTVNAVIRSLEVLGEAAKRIPTSFRQKYPDIPWSKMAGMRDVLIHDYMGVDLKTVWKVAQERLPELKLMLERLISAKRD, encoded by the coding sequence ATGTCTAAGGGTCGTGAGATGGCTGATTACCTTGACGATATCCTGACTGCCATTGCCGACGTAGAAGAGTTCACACGTGGTATGCATTACGAGACATTTGCAGAAGATAAGAAGACTGTCAATGCGGTAATCAGGAGCCTTGAAGTTCTTGGCGAAGCTGCTAAACGTATACCAACATCATTTCGCCAGAAATATCCTGACATTCCCTGGAGCAAAATGGCTGGTATGCGAGACGTGCTTATACACGATTACATGGGTGTAGACTTGAAGACTGTCTGGAAAGTCGCACAGGAACGATTACCGGAGTTGAAGCTCATGCTTGAAAGATTAATCTCTGCAAAAAGAGATTGA
- a CDS encoding nucleotidyltransferase family protein, with translation MGKKEVVDIIRSIKPEMESRYGVKRLGLFGSYVRERQRRKSDIDILVTFSRDIDLFDFLDLREYLESRLHNKVDLVMETALKPTIGKYILAEVEYV, from the coding sequence ATGGGGAAAAAAGAGGTAGTTGACATTATTAGAAGTATAAAGCCAGAAATGGAATCCCGCTATGGGGTCAAGCGCCTCGGACTTTTCGGCTCATACGTCAGAGAACGGCAGAGGAGAAAGAGTGACATAGACATACTTGTCACCTTCAGTCGTGATATTGATCTTTTCGATTTTCTGGACCTCCGTGAGTACCTTGAAAGCAGGCTGCATAATAAGGTTGATCTGGTTATGGAAACAGCCCTTAAACCGACTATTGGTAAATATATCCTGGCAGAGGTTGAATATGTCTAA
- a CDS encoding Lrp/AsnC family transcriptional regulator, which produces MKINNMYKILKNIPGDFPIIERPYDEMANNAGMSEVEFLSALNKLKKEGIIRRIAAVLFHRRASYTHNAMVVWKVKDDDVDRAGGIMASFPEVSHCYEREKGDYWDYNLYTMIHGKSLEDCKEIAGRISEHTGIKNFQMFFSKREFKKIPLRVIYE; this is translated from the coding sequence GTGAAAATTAACAACATGTATAAAATTCTAAAAAACATACCCGGTGATTTCCCGATTATTGAGAGACCATACGATGAAATGGCAAACAATGCAGGTATGAGCGAGGTAGAGTTCTTATCTGCGCTCAACAAATTAAAAAAAGAAGGCATAATACGGAGAATTGCCGCTGTACTTTTTCATCGAAGGGCTTCCTATACACATAATGCAATGGTTGTCTGGAAAGTTAAGGATGATGATGTTGACAGGGCAGGGGGCATCATGGCTTCTTTCCCTGAGGTCAGCCATTGTTATGAGAGGGAAAAAGGGGATTATTGGGATTACAACTTATACACAATGATACACGGGAAAAGCCTTGAAGACTGTAAAGAGATCGCCGGACGTATCTCAGAGCATACAGGCATAAAAAACTTCCAAATGTTCTTCAGCAAGAGGGAATTTAAAAAGATACCGCTAAGGGTGATTTATGAATAG
- the hemL gene encoding glutamate-1-semialdehyde 2,1-aminomutase has translation MNREKSSELYAEARKYIPAGVNSPVRAFQSVHDTPFYVKNAKGSYLFDVDGNTYLDYVASWGAIILGHAHDGLIEEVKSALDKGTSFGACHPDEIKLAKLIIEAFPSIDLVRLTSSGTEATMSAIRLARGFTGKNNIIKFKGCYHGHVDSLLVKAGSGLATYGIPDSRGIPDVLAKCTYIADFNHIDTVRNIVRENKDIACVILEPVMGNMGLILPEKGFLEDIQEICRESGILLIFDEVITGFRVTYGGAQHLYGIDPDITCLGKIVGGGFPIGVFGGKKEIMDMIAPLGDVYQAGTLSGNPIAVRAGIYVLEHLKKNSDIYSSMDKNINRLKTQLLQIAEKYGIPYKINNITGMFTGFFSRSPVNDYEAALTSDRAIYEKFFKLMLEEGIFFAPSPFEASFLTDSYGENEIMKTVDACEKVFKTLKGY, from the coding sequence ATGAATAGAGAAAAATCGAGCGAATTATACGCAGAAGCAAGGAAATATATACCTGCCGGTGTAAACAGTCCTGTAAGAGCCTTTCAATCAGTACACGATACACCGTTTTATGTGAAAAATGCCAAAGGTTCATACCTTTTTGATGTTGATGGAAATACTTACCTTGATTACGTTGCCTCATGGGGTGCAATAATACTCGGACATGCCCATGACGGACTTATTGAAGAAGTGAAATCAGCGCTTGATAAAGGCACAAGCTTCGGAGCCTGCCACCCCGATGAAATTAAACTGGCAAAGCTCATTATAGAAGCATTTCCTTCAATAGACCTTGTGAGACTGACAAGCTCGGGAACGGAAGCAACAATGAGCGCCATAAGGCTTGCAAGGGGTTTTACCGGAAAAAACAATATCATAAAATTTAAGGGCTGCTACCACGGGCATGTTGACAGTCTTCTTGTAAAAGCCGGTTCAGGTCTGGCTACTTATGGAATACCGGACAGCAGGGGTATCCCGGATGTGCTTGCAAAATGTACATATATTGCTGATTTTAATCATATCGACACAGTGCGGAATATTGTCAGAGAGAACAAGGACATTGCCTGTGTCATACTGGAACCTGTTATGGGTAATATGGGTCTCATCCTGCCTGAAAAGGGGTTTCTTGAGGACATTCAGGAAATTTGCAGAGAGTCGGGGATTTTACTTATTTTCGACGAAGTAATAACAGGTTTCAGAGTTACATACGGTGGGGCTCAGCACCTTTACGGAATTGACCCGGATATAACATGTCTTGGAAAGATCGTCGGCGGAGGTTTCCCTATAGGTGTATTTGGCGGCAAAAAAGAAATCATGGATATGATTGCCCCTCTCGGCGATGTTTATCAGGCGGGTACGTTGTCAGGCAATCCCATAGCAGTAAGGGCAGGAATATATGTGCTTGAACATTTGAAGAAAAACAGCGACATATATAGTTCAATGGATAAAAACATTAACAGATTAAAAACACAGTTGCTTCAAATTGCGGAGAAATATGGCATTCCTTATAAGATCAATAATATTACCGGCATGTTTACAGGATTCTTCTCTCGTAGCCCTGTTAACGATTACGAGGCTGCCCTGACATCAGACCGGGCAATTTATGAAAAGTTTTTCAAATTAATGCTTGAAGAAGGGATATTTTTTGCCCCAAGCCCATTCGAGGCTTCATTTTTAACAGACTCATACGGGGAAAACGAAATCATGAAGACTGTAGACGCCTGTGAAAAGGTTTTTAAAACACTTAAGGGCTATTAA
- the alr gene encoding alanine racemase gives MRNHRAIAQIDLKVLEENYWMIKSRLSENVKILCVVKADAYGHGMIQVAGKLESIGADYLGVATVSEGMHLRSHNIKAPVLVMGGMVPWEDVQQVLDNNLTLAVHDLDMLKRVKDACILQDKTINIHLKVDTGMGRLGFNPGNIPAVIEELKDKKCVKVEGIMSHFSSSEIRDEYGKIQVMVFRNILQLFQNSGIKTNLNHMANSGAIINYKEAHFNMVRVGINLYGSYPSVELRESFPVKQVMKLISRIAVVKEFPPGYALSYGRSYTTKKNAKIACIPFGYADGYPRSLSNKGLVLIKDKRCNVVGKVCMDWILVDVTGIEDVKAGDEVILLGNGNNDRITADEMAHLAGTIPYEILCKISGRVPRIYE, from the coding sequence ATGAGAAATCATAGAGCTATTGCGCAGATAGATTTAAAAGTACTTGAAGAAAATTATTGGATGATAAAATCCCGGTTGTCTGAGAATGTTAAAATACTCTGCGTTGTCAAAGCCGATGCTTATGGCCACGGCATGATTCAAGTTGCCGGTAAACTTGAATCTATAGGCGCCGACTATTTAGGAGTTGCAACGGTCAGTGAGGGTATGCATCTAAGGTCTCATAATATAAAGGCCCCTGTACTTGTCATGGGCGGCATGGTGCCCTGGGAGGACGTGCAGCAGGTTTTGGACAATAACCTTACGCTGGCTGTGCATGATCTGGATATGTTAAAAAGAGTAAAAGATGCCTGTATACTTCAGGATAAAACAATAAACATTCACCTGAAAGTCGACACCGGTATGGGAAGGCTTGGTTTTAATCCCGGTAATATACCTGCTGTAATTGAAGAGTTAAAGGACAAAAAATGTGTCAAAGTGGAAGGCATTATGAGTCATTTTTCTTCTTCAGAAATAAGGGATGAATACGGGAAGATACAGGTAATGGTTTTTAGAAATATTTTACAGTTGTTTCAAAACAGCGGCATTAAAACAAATCTTAATCATATGGCAAACAGCGGAGCCATAATTAATTATAAAGAAGCGCATTTCAATATGGTGAGAGTCGGAATAAATCTTTACGGTTCTTATCCTTCAGTCGAATTGCGAGAGAGTTTCCCTGTAAAACAGGTAATGAAGCTGATATCAAGGATTGCGGTGGTCAAAGAGTTTCCTCCGGGGTATGCACTGAGTTACGGGAGATCTTATACTACGAAAAAGAATGCAAAGATAGCATGCATACCTTTTGGTTATGCAGATGGTTACCCCAGATCTCTGTCGAATAAAGGTTTAGTGTTGATAAAGGATAAAAGGTGCAATGTGGTTGGAAAGGTTTGCATGGACTGGATATTGGTTGATGTAACGGGTATTGAGGATGTGAAAGCAGGCGACGAGGTGATTTTGCTGGGTAACGGTAATAATGATAGAATTACTGCTGATGAGATGGCGCACCTGGCAGGCACTATCCCTTACGAAATACTCTGTAAGATATCCGGAAGAGTACCGAGGATTTATGAATAG
- a CDS encoding ABC transporter permease — MNSNLVRKIFAPVIDFIKETGNIGLFFIQSIYLCFRRPFKFNYILKQMEFIGVNSVAVVVVSGGFIGMVLALQSYHGFRRFGSEGLVGVTVALSMTRELGPILTGLMVTGRAGSAMAAELGTMRITEQIDALTVMALSPIKYLVVPRVIASFLMLPVLTIVSDFIGIMGGYLVGVKLLGINEGAFINKIIKYLNPEDIFNGLVKAAFFGIILSVISCYKGFYTKGGAEGVGRSTTEAVVFSSLIILISDYVLTSLMF, encoded by the coding sequence ATGAATAGCAATCTGGTCAGGAAAATCTTTGCCCCGGTCATAGATTTTATAAAAGAGACCGGCAATATAGGGCTGTTTTTTATTCAAAGCATCTACCTGTGTTTCAGAAGACCTTTCAAGTTTAACTATATACTCAAACAGATGGAATTTATCGGTGTAAATTCGGTTGCCGTTGTAGTCGTTTCAGGCGGTTTTATCGGGATGGTCCTTGCTCTGCAGTCTTATCATGGATTCAGACGGTTCGGTTCTGAAGGACTTGTCGGGGTTACTGTGGCATTAAGCATGACCCGTGAACTTGGTCCTATTCTCACAGGCCTGATGGTCACCGGCAGGGCAGGTTCTGCAATGGCGGCAGAGCTTGGCACAATGAGGATAACCGAGCAGATTGATGCATTAACGGTCATGGCCCTCAGTCCGATAAAATATCTTGTTGTGCCCAGGGTTATTGCGTCTTTTTTGATGCTTCCGGTTTTGACCATCGTGTCGGATTTTATCGGGATCATGGGCGGTTACCTTGTGGGGGTTAAGCTCCTCGGGATTAACGAAGGCGCATTTATCAATAAGATAATTAAGTACCTTAACCCTGAAGACATATTCAATGGTCTTGTAAAAGCAGCTTTCTTCGGAATTATTTTGAGTGTTATCTCATGCTATAAGGGTTTTTATACAAAAGGGGGCGCAGAAGGTGTAGGCCGGTCAACTACTGAGGCTGTTGTTTTTTCAAGCCTTATCATATTGATATCGGATTATGTATTGACTTCGCTGATGTTCTAA
- a CDS encoding ABC transporter ATP-binding protein: protein MDDIAIKLIDVHKSFGNQKVLDGINLEIEIGKTTVIIGKSGGGKSVLLKHIIGLLKPDKGEIWIDGVEITRLKERDLNDVRKKFGMLFQEAALFDSMDVFDNVAFPLREHTKMKEAEIRVIVEEELKQVGLLNVTEKMPSELSGGMRKRVGLARALALDPGIILFDEPTSALDPIISLTILDLIKETQTYFKKTYLVISHDILGMFRIADKVAMLSNGRIIEYGAPLEIRQSSNDATREFLRATKIPGFAGGDL from the coding sequence ATGGATGATATAGCGATAAAATTAATAGATGTGCATAAAAGCTTCGGCAATCAAAAAGTGCTTGACGGGATAAATCTTGAAATAGAAATAGGAAAAACTACGGTAATAATAGGAAAAAGCGGCGGCGGGAAAAGCGTTCTGCTGAAGCATATAATCGGGCTTTTAAAACCGGATAAAGGTGAAATATGGATAGACGGCGTTGAAATCACAAGATTGAAGGAAAGAGATCTGAACGATGTCAGAAAAAAGTTCGGAATGCTTTTTCAGGAAGCAGCCCTCTTTGACTCTATGGATGTTTTTGATAATGTGGCGTTTCCGCTTCGCGAACATACAAAGATGAAGGAAGCCGAGATAAGGGTAATTGTTGAGGAGGAGCTGAAACAGGTCGGCCTTTTAAATGTTACTGAAAAGATGCCATCCGAACTGTCCGGCGGCATGAGGAAAAGGGTAGGGCTTGCAAGGGCACTTGCCCTTGATCCTGGTATAATACTCTTTGATGAGCCGACGAGCGCCCTTGATCCTATTATATCGTTGACGATATTGGATTTAATAAAGGAGACGCAGACATATTTTAAAAAAACATACCTTGTAATAAGCCACGATATACTCGGTATGTTCAGGATTGCCGACAAAGTTGCCATGCTGAGCAACGGCAGGATCATAGAATACGGAGCGCCCCTTGAGATCAGACAAAGCAGCAATGATGCCACAAGGGAGTTCTTGAGGGCGACAAAAATACCGGGGTTTGCAGGAGGGGATTTATGA
- a CDS encoding MlaD family protein encodes MNNKAFSTELKVGILVLTGILILFYMSFRIGKYGFFREQGYELYITFSNASGLDVKTPVQIAGVAVGRIKEIVLESYKAKATLTIKKGVNIPVDSKVAVKSQGVLGDKFIEIIPGTGKTFLAQGGKIEDIIQTPNVDEIFTNVSTAAKNFGDTMSEFKGLVGEKERADIKKSIENIQVLSGEFKNIVKGNKDNLGRIVNNADETLTGLKSIVKNVEDGKGTLGLLVKDDTLYKDAKDAVSTIKNITSDIEQGKGTIGKLVADDAIYTDAKDAVKNIKDITDGIKRGEGSLGKFAKDDKLYNETEKAVKKVQRAADGISEMTPVTILGTILGMFF; translated from the coding sequence ATGAATAATAAAGCATTTTCCACGGAGTTAAAGGTAGGTATACTGGTTCTTACAGGGATTCTCATACTTTTTTATATGTCGTTCAGGATTGGAAAGTACGGGTTTTTCCGGGAGCAGGGCTATGAGCTTTATATAACCTTCAGTAATGCAAGCGGCCTTGATGTCAAAACGCCTGTCCAGATTGCCGGTGTTGCTGTGGGGAGAATTAAAGAGATTGTGCTTGAAAGCTACAAGGCCAAAGCAACCCTTACCATAAAAAAAGGTGTAAACATACCTGTTGACAGCAAAGTAGCCGTGAAATCACAGGGCGTTCTTGGAGATAAATTTATTGAAATCATACCCGGTACGGGGAAAACGTTCCTGGCACAGGGTGGCAAAATTGAGGACATAATACAGACGCCTAATGTTGATGAAATCTTTACAAATGTCAGTACGGCTGCAAAAAACTTCGGCGACACGATGAGCGAATTCAAAGGATTAGTCGGCGAGAAAGAAAGGGCTGACATAAAAAAGAGTATCGAGAATATCCAGGTACTGAGCGGTGAGTTTAAAAACATTGTTAAAGGGAATAAAGATAATTTAGGCCGTATTGTTAATAATGCTGATGAAACATTAACAGGACTAAAATCGATTGTGAAAAACGTAGAGGATGGTAAAGGGACTCTGGGCCTTCTGGTTAAGGATGATACATTATACAAGGATGCAAAAGATGCTGTGAGCACGATAAAAAACATTACATCTGATATAGAACAGGGAAAGGGAACAATCGGCAAACTTGTTGCAGATGACGCCATATACACTGATGCAAAGGATGCGGTAAAGAACATAAAGGATATTACAGACGGCATCAAAAGAGGAGAAGGTTCATTAGGAAAGTTTGCAAAAGATGATAAACTGTATAATGAAACAGAAAAGGCCGTGAAAAAGGTTCAAAGGGCAGCAGACGGCATTTCGGAAATGACACCCGTTACTATTCTTGGCACTATTTTAGGTATGTTCTTCTGA
- the pfp gene encoding diphosphate--fructose-6-phosphate 1-phosphotransferase: MPKDTVGIIVGGGPAPGINGVISSATIEAVNQGKRVVGIVGGFKPLFDGNKDSIIPLTIDDVSRLHATGGSILRTSRDAPENAKQKFKTLMSTLKQIGIKYLITIGGEGTLYMANWIEREGRGSISVVHTPKTIDNDIPLPGGFSTFGYQTARHVGVELVTNIMEDARTVGRWYFISTMGRHAGHLALGIGKASGATLTIIPEEFNEQKVSIQKVADILTGSIIKRVSMGKDYGVAVIAEGVAEKFDTEELSRCENVEKDEISGKIRLSDIQIGKILKSLVKKNLIGMDITAPIVSMNIGYELRAAPPIPFDIEYTRNLGYGAVRFLMKGGSGSMITVYESHIIPVSFTEMLDSGGTSKIRTVDINSETYEVARKYMIRIEKEDFEGDRLKHLASTAKLKPEEFRSKFGYLLQ, from the coding sequence ATGCCAAAAGATACAGTCGGAATAATAGTGGGTGGTGGGCCGGCGCCTGGAATTAACGGAGTCATAAGCTCCGCTACAATCGAAGCCGTTAATCAAGGGAAAAGGGTTGTCGGTATTGTCGGCGGCTTCAAGCCGCTCTTCGATGGAAATAAAGACAGTATTATCCCTCTTACAATCGATGATGTGTCAAGACTGCATGCAACTGGAGGATCAATACTCAGGACATCCCGTGACGCTCCGGAAAATGCTAAGCAAAAATTTAAAACCCTTATGTCCACATTAAAGCAGATCGGAATAAAATATCTAATAACAATAGGGGGTGAGGGCACCCTCTATATGGCAAACTGGATAGAAAGAGAGGGAAGAGGTTCTATAAGCGTTGTTCATACTCCAAAAACAATAGACAATGATATTCCCTTGCCTGGCGGATTCTCAACTTTCGGTTATCAAACCGCAAGGCATGTAGGGGTCGAGCTTGTCACCAACATAATGGAAGATGCAAGAACAGTGGGAAGGTGGTATTTTATCAGCACCATGGGAAGACATGCCGGCCATCTGGCACTTGGAATCGGCAAGGCATCCGGTGCTACATTAACAATAATTCCTGAAGAATTTAATGAACAAAAGGTTTCAATACAAAAAGTTGCGGATATCCTGACCGGTTCAATAATAAAAAGGGTCTCCATGGGAAAAGATTATGGTGTTGCTGTAATAGCTGAGGGAGTAGCTGAAAAATTCGATACAGAAGAACTTAGCAGATGCGAAAATGTCGAAAAAGATGAAATATCCGGCAAAATAAGGCTGTCTGATATTCAAATCGGCAAAATTCTCAAATCGCTCGTCAAGAAGAATCTCATCGGAATGGACATAACCGCCCCTATTGTCAGCATGAATATAGGATATGAATTAAGAGCAGCTCCTCCCATACCATTCGACATTGAGTACACAAGAAACCTCGGATATGGCGCAGTACGTTTCCTCATGAAAGGCGGATCAGGTTCAATGATAACAGTTTATGAAAGCCATATTATCCCGGTCTCCTTTACTGAAATGCTTGATTCAGGGGGCACCTCTAAAATACGGACGGTTGATATCAATTCCGAAACATATGAAGTTGCAAGAAAATACATGATTAGAATTGAGAAGGAAGATTTTGAAGGAGATCGTTTAAAACATCTTGCAAGCACAGCAAAATTAAAACCTGAAGAATTCAGGTCGAAATTCGGTTATCTGCTTCAGTAA
- a CDS encoding aurora kinase A-interacting protein, with amino-acid sequence MGSVLKWRKKKIRKHKYRKLRKRTRHQRRK; translated from the coding sequence ATGGGTAGTGTTTTAAAATGGAGGAAAAAGAAAATTAGAAAACATAAATATAGAAAGCTAAGAAAAAGAACGAGACACCAACGGAGAAAATAA
- a CDS encoding metallophosphoesterase, whose product MRPAHHIRLLIVFAIFILLLPFTVLSNDFSSFAIIGDTKIGSTESVYKQFLNIISKKNINTIFLVGDVIDRPGSEKEWGRFLELTGKNFNFHIAPGNHDINSAKSLKVFSNLISKPVYHSLSTEDAHFIVLSTETPGEISRVTGKQLEWLKEELKINSLFKIVFLHKPLFPTIFGKGYCLDRYAADRDSLHDLFVKSGVNIVFAGHEHLYNKIEKDGIIYVTTGGGGSRLLTFDEEYGGFFHYIIAKRENGGYIFTVYDMNEYPKDKFSIKK is encoded by the coding sequence ATGCGGCCTGCACATCATATAAGACTATTGATCGTATTCGCCATTTTTATTTTATTATTGCCTTTTACGGTACTGTCTAATGATTTTTCCTCTTTTGCAATCATCGGCGATACCAAAATCGGATCAACAGAATCCGTATATAAGCAATTTTTGAACATAATAAGCAAAAAAAATATAAATACTATTTTTCTTGTCGGGGATGTTATTGACAGACCTGGAAGCGAGAAAGAATGGGGCAGGTTTCTGGAGTTGACAGGGAAAAATTTCAACTTTCATATAGCGCCCGGCAATCATGACATCAATAGCGCTAAATCATTAAAAGTATTCAGCAATTTAATATCAAAACCAGTCTACCATTCTCTTTCTACAGAAGACGCCCATTTTATAGTTCTTTCCACTGAAACACCAGGTGAAATAAGCAGGGTAACGGGAAAACAGTTGGAATGGCTTAAGGAAGAGCTTAAGATAAACTCTTTATTTAAAATCGTATTTCTTCATAAACCCCTTTTCCCGACAATCTTCGGCAAGGGTTACTGCCTTGACAGGTATGCAGCAGATAGAGACAGCCTCCATGATTTGTTCGTGAAAAGCGGAGTGAATATAGTTTTTGCAGGTCACGAACATTTGTATAACAAAATCGAAAAAGACGGAATTATATATGTTACTACAGGGGGGGGAGGCTCGCGACTTCTCACATTCGATGAAGAATATGGAGGTTTCTTTCATTATATTATTGCAAAAAGAGAAAATGGAGGTTATATTTTCACCGTTTATGATATGAATGAATATCCGAAAGATAAATTTTCTATAAAAAAATGA
- the gspG gene encoding type II secretion system major pseudopilin GspG, with product MKLKNRFLSLFLGKKGFTLVEMIVVMVMIALLAALVGPRLFSKVGKGKQSAAKVQIELLGQALDHFRLDVGRYPSTQEGLNALTVNPGVERWEGPYLKKSLPNDPWGKPYHYLFPGIHGEYDLFSYGRDDTPAGEGEDKDVVSWE from the coding sequence ATGAAGTTAAAAAACAGGTTTCTGTCCCTATTTTTAGGGAAGAAGGGTTTTACCCTTGTGGAAATGATTGTAGTCATGGTCATGATTGCCCTTCTTGCTGCTCTTGTGGGGCCCAGGCTTTTCTCGAAGGTAGGTAAAGGTAAACAGTCTGCTGCGAAGGTCCAGATTGAATTGCTCGGACAGGCGCTGGATCATTTCAGACTTGATGTCGGCAGATATCCCTCAACCCAGGAAGGTTTGAATGCATTAACCGTCAATCCTGGTGTTGAGCGCTGGGAGGGACCCTATCTCAAAAAAAGTCTGCCGAATGATCCCTGGGGAAAACCTTATCACTACCTGTTTCCCGGTATCCACGGTGAATATGATCTCTTTTCCTACGGGAGGGATGATACCCCTGCTGGAGAAGGTGAAGACAAAGATGTGGTGAGCTGGGAATGA
- the gspE gene encoding type II secretion system ATPase GspE, with protein sequence MSKETFFLKIESFPKVPFIMEGLSSRFIRENKVVPIEFKDDALTVVMANPEDRAIIDALRVAVSPEVIVYAGDVHAIDEYIAKFYGKESQDINQIIETMDETDLHFAGDDEEDIGHLKDLASEAPIIRLVNLFLTRAVESRASDVHIEPFEDELKVRYRIDGVLHDIESVPKKLQAAIVSRIKIMAKLDIAERRLPQDGRIKMMIKEKGIDLRVSSIPVLYGESVVMRLLDQEGIVIDLNCLGFPAGTLSTFNQLINKSNGIILVTGPTGSGKTTTLYGALDRINSPDKKIITVEDPIEYQLKGINQIQIKPQIGLNFPNILRHIVRQDPDIIMIGEIRDLETAEIAMQSALTGHLVFSTLHTNDAPGAITRLLDIGVENFLISSTMRGILAQRLVRVICPDCKEEDRSSFSREDLIGLGIESNVPLYRGRGCEKCASTGYYGRTGIYELLSVDEGIRHMILKNADSNRIREAARQLGMRTLYEDGIEKVKEGITTLSEVFRVTQGA encoded by the coding sequence TTGAGTAAAGAGACCTTTTTCCTGAAAATCGAAAGTTTCCCCAAAGTGCCCTTTATCATGGAAGGGTTGTCTTCCCGTTTCATCCGTGAAAACAAGGTTGTTCCCATAGAGTTTAAAGACGACGCCCTCACCGTCGTAATGGCCAATCCTGAGGACAGGGCGATTATCGACGCTCTCCGGGTAGCCGTATCACCGGAGGTTATTGTCTACGCGGGAGACGTCCATGCCATCGATGAGTATATCGCCAAATTTTATGGCAAGGAGTCCCAGGATATCAATCAAATCATCGAAACCATGGATGAAACGGATCTTCATTTCGCAGGGGATGATGAAGAAGATATTGGCCATCTCAAAGACCTCGCTTCCGAGGCGCCCATTATCAGGCTCGTGAATCTCTTCCTTACCAGGGCAGTGGAAAGCAGGGCGAGCGATGTGCATATAGAACCCTTTGAGGATGAGTTGAAGGTCCGATACAGGATTGACGGTGTTTTGCATGACATCGAATCGGTACCTAAGAAGCTGCAGGCTGCCATTGTTTCCAGAATCAAGATTATGGCAAAACTCGACATTGCCGAAAGGAGGCTCCCTCAGGACGGCCGCATCAAGATGATGATCAAGGAAAAGGGCATCGATCTCCGGGTATCGAGCATTCCGGTACTTTACGGTGAAAGCGTTGTTATGAGACTTCTCGATCAGGAAGGTATCGTCATTGACCTTAATTGCCTCGGATTTCCTGCAGGTACCCTCTCTACCTTTAACCAGCTTATCAACAAATCAAACGGTATTATTCTGGTAACGGGGCCTACGGGGAGTGGCAAGACCACCACCCTTTACGGTGCTCTGGACAGGATCAATTCACCGGACAAAAAGATTATTACCGTTGAGGACCCCATCGAATACCAACTCAAAGGGATCAATCAGATCCAGATCAAACCGCAGATCGGCCTGAACTTTCCCAATATCCTCCGGCATATTGTCAGACAGGACCCCGATATTATTATGATCGGCGAGATCAGAGACCTGGAAACAGCGGAAATAGCCATGCAGTCTGCTCTGACGGGGCATCTCGTCTTCTCCACATTGCATACCAACGATGCCCCAGGCGCCATCACGAGGCTGCTTGATATCGGTGTGGAGAACTTTCTGATTTCTTCAACAATGAGAGGAATCCTGGCCCAGAGACTGGTGAGAGTTATCTGCCCCGATTGTAAAGAAGAAGACCGTTCGAGCTTCAGCAGAGAAGATCTTATCGGTCTCGGGATTGAAAGCAATGTGCCCCTTTATAGAGGAAGGGGCTGTGAAAAGTGCGCTTCCACGGGTTACTACGGTAGAACAGGCATCTACGAATTGCTGTCCGTGGATGAAGGTATCCGTCACATGATTCTCAAAAACGCCGACTCGAACCGGATCAGGGAAGCGGCGAGACAACTCGGCATGAGAACGCTCTACGAGGATGGGATAGAGAAAGTCAAAGAGGGGATTACAACGCTGAGCGAGGTATTCCGAGTGACACAGGGAGCGTAG